Proteins found in one Chlamydia pneumoniae TW-183 genomic segment:
- a CDS encoding rod shape-determining protein, producing the protein MSPHRNLFKLKNFSNRLYNRALGRFDKVFNFFSGNVGIDLGTANTLVYVRGRGIVLSEPSVVAVDAQTHAVLAVGHKAKAMLGKTPRKIMAVRPMKDGVIADFEIAEGMLKALIKRVTPSRSVFRPRILIAVPSGITGVEKRAVEDSALHAGAQEVILIEEPMAAAIGVDLPVHEPAASMIIDIGGGTTEIAIISLGGIVESRSLRIAGDEFDECIINYMRRTYNLMIGPRTAEEIKITIGSAYPLGDQELEMEVRGRDQVAGLPITKRINSVEIRECLAEPIQQIIECVRLTLEKCPPELSADLVERGMVLAGGGALIKGLDKALSKNTGLSVITAPHPLLAVCLGTGKALEHLDQFKKRKGNLV; encoded by the coding sequence AACTTAAGAATTTTTCCAATCGCCTTTACAACAGGGCTTTGGGTCGTTTCGACAAGGTCTTTAATTTTTTTTCTGGTAATGTTGGCATTGATTTAGGCACTGCAAACACTTTGGTTTATGTCCGAGGTCGGGGTATTGTTCTTAGTGAACCTTCTGTAGTTGCTGTGGATGCACAGACGCATGCAGTGCTTGCTGTAGGGCATAAGGCGAAAGCGATGTTGGGTAAGACGCCCAGAAAGATTATGGCAGTGCGTCCTATGAAGGATGGGGTAATTGCTGATTTTGAGATTGCTGAGGGCATGTTAAAGGCTTTAATTAAACGTGTAACTCCTTCTCGTAGTGTTTTTCGCCCAAGAATTTTAATTGCTGTTCCTTCTGGGATTACTGGAGTAGAAAAACGTGCTGTTGAAGATTCTGCATTACATGCTGGGGCTCAGGAAGTAATCTTAATTGAAGAACCTATGGCTGCTGCGATAGGTGTGGATCTGCCTGTTCATGAGCCTGCAGCGAGTATGATTATTGATATTGGAGGAGGCACTACCGAGATTGCTATTATTTCTTTGGGAGGAATTGTTGAATCTCGTTCTTTGCGTATTGCTGGGGACGAATTTGATGAGTGTATCATTAACTACATGCGTCGTACGTACAATTTAATGATAGGTCCTCGTACTGCTGAAGAAATCAAGATTACCATTGGCTCGGCCTATCCTTTAGGGGATCAGGAGTTGGAGATGGAAGTTCGAGGTCGTGATCAGGTGGCGGGCTTGCCGATTACCAAGCGTATTAATTCTGTGGAGATTAGAGAGTGTTTGGCTGAACCTATTCAGCAGATCATAGAATGTGTACGTTTGACATTAGAGAAGTGTCCACCAGAACTTTCTGCTGATTTAGTAGAACGTGGTATGGTTTTAGCTGGAGGGGGCGCTTTAATTAAGGGATTAGATAAGGCTTTGAGTAAGAACACAGGACTTTCTGTGATTACAGCACCGCATCCTTTGCTGGCAGTTTGTTTAGGAACCGGGAAAGCTTTGGAACATTTAGATCAGTTTAAGAAGCGTAAAGGGAATTTGGTATAG
- a CDS encoding phosphoenolpyruvate carboxykinase (GTP) yields MVWSTNIKHEGLKSWIDEVAKLTTPKDIRLCDGSDTEYDELCTLMESTGTMIRLNPEFHPNCFLVRSSADDVARVEQFTFICTSTEAEAGPTNNWRDPQEMRRELHQLFRGCMQGRTLYIVPFCMGPLDSPFSIVGVELTDSPYVVCSMKIMTRMGDDVLRSLGTSGKFLKCLHSVGKPLSPGEADVSWPCNPKSMRIVHFQDDSSVMSFGSGYGGNALLGKKCVALRLASYMAKSQGWLAEHMLIIGITNPEGKKKYFSASFPSACGKTNLAMLMPKLPGWKIECIGDDIAWIRPGRDGRLYAVNPEYGFFGVAPGTSERTNPNALATCRSNSIFTNVALTADGDVWWEGLTEQPPEPLTDWLGKPWKPGGSPAAHPNSRFTAPLRQCPSLDPEWNSPQGVPLDAIIFGGRRSETIPLVYEALSWEHGVTIGAGMSSTTTAAIVGQLGKLRHDPFAMLPFCGYNMAYYFQHWLSFAENRSLKLPKIFGVNWFRKNNQGEFLWPGFSENLRVLEWIFQRTDGLEDIAERTPIGYLPNIQKFNLNGLNLDLQTVQELFSVDAEGWLAEVENIGEYLKIFGSDCPQQITDELLRIKSELKEK; encoded by the coding sequence ATGGTATGGAGCACCAACATCAAGCATGAAGGTCTGAAATCTTGGATTGATGAGGTTGCTAAATTAACGACTCCGAAGGACATACGTCTTTGTGATGGTTCGGATACCGAGTATGATGAGCTCTGCACTCTTATGGAGAGTACAGGGACGATGATCCGTTTGAATCCTGAGTTTCATCCCAATTGCTTTTTGGTCCGTTCGTCTGCTGATGATGTCGCTCGGGTAGAGCAATTTACTTTCATTTGCACTTCGACGGAAGCAGAGGCAGGCCCTACGAATAATTGGAGAGATCCTCAAGAGATGCGTAGGGAGTTGCATCAACTTTTTCGTGGATGTATGCAGGGGCGCACTCTGTATATAGTTCCTTTCTGTATGGGTCCTTTAGACTCTCCATTTTCTATTGTAGGTGTTGAGTTAACAGATTCTCCTTATGTCGTTTGTTCTATGAAGATCATGACTCGTATGGGTGATGATGTTTTACGTTCTTTAGGGACTTCGGGGAAGTTTTTAAAGTGTTTACATAGTGTGGGTAAGCCTTTATCTCCAGGAGAGGCCGATGTTTCTTGGCCTTGCAATCCGAAATCAATGCGGATTGTACATTTTCAAGATGATAGTAGTGTGATGTCTTTTGGAAGTGGTTATGGAGGCAATGCTTTACTGGGTAAGAAGTGTGTGGCTCTTCGCTTAGCTTCTTACATGGCAAAATCTCAGGGCTGGCTTGCTGAGCACATGTTGATTATTGGAATTACCAATCCTGAAGGGAAGAAAAAATACTTTTCTGCTTCGTTCCCGAGTGCCTGTGGTAAGACAAATTTAGCTATGTTGATGCCTAAACTTCCAGGTTGGAAGATTGAGTGTATTGGGGATGATATTGCTTGGATCCGTCCGGGTCGTGACGGCAGGTTGTATGCTGTAAATCCAGAATATGGATTTTTTGGTGTTGCTCCTGGGACTTCTGAGCGTACAAATCCCAATGCTTTGGCAACTTGCAGGTCGAATTCTATTTTTACGAATGTTGCCTTGACTGCCGATGGGGATGTTTGGTGGGAGGGATTAACGGAGCAACCACCAGAGCCTTTAACAGATTGGCTTGGAAAGCCTTGGAAGCCTGGAGGGAGTCCTGCTGCCCATCCGAATTCTCGATTTACAGCTCCTTTACGTCAGTGTCCTTCTTTAGATCCTGAGTGGAATAGTCCTCAGGGTGTTCCCTTAGATGCTATTATTTTTGGCGGACGTCGTTCCGAAACCATTCCTTTAGTTTACGAAGCTTTAAGTTGGGAACACGGAGTGACTATAGGAGCGGGGATGTCATCGACGACAACTGCAGCTATTGTTGGTCAGTTAGGTAAACTCCGCCACGATCCTTTTGCCATGCTTCCTTTCTGTGGGTATAACATGGCATATTACTTCCAGCATTGGCTTTCCTTTGCTGAGAATAGAAGTCTTAAGCTTCCTAAGATTTTTGGAGTCAATTGGTTCCGTAAGAATAATCAAGGGGAGTTTCTCTGGCCTGGTTTTAGTGAAAACTTACGTGTTCTAGAATGGATATTCCAAAGGACTGATGGTCTGGAAGATATTGCAGAGCGCACGCCTATTGGTTATCTTCCTAACATTCAAAAATTCAACCTCAATGGCTTGAATCTTGACCTACAAACTGTACAAGAACTGTTCTCTGTAGATGCTGAGGGTTGGCTTGCTGAAGTTGAGAACATTGGGGAGTATTTGAAGATCTTTGGTTCGGATTGTCCGCAGCAGATTACTGATGAGTTGTTGCGAATTAAATCAGAATTAAAAGAAAAATAA
- a CDS encoding CT620/CT621 family type III secretion system effector: MTLQPSYINFTPNVTTALSGGKIDTSAIELSCSALFFQELQDKAQGLKHALGLVQELSAEALRPAQVQTSISYLPTEESSRPGISAGIIDRTMPTFTDDEVKAILQNPNFETSKIFVEGLDKVFKSYLDSVTPPEGIDPSNPESAIILNYITLLNNLKPKFAAGSTPTDADYNALYALPGDFVKEIEALKAADAPPKSKVHAFWQEIMTIYNNMQVLSYPVTDYLNVQIADLSLNITAAQEVQQYLKNFYSILKDILNPGWTDPQATHYPADAEYNARDAGVIQSLLNLSGNYRQLTENMLPNTDTSLPQEIIAQIRSFQNGVNGTIIASNTLLPTTMRLDTLLGVIYTYQCCATIFGMSYGTSTPAKQNYIDAINQEKSYWQARANGFDVTSDQVFDQFATNIQSGTSYRGIDLFKNNKVNEINPIFLSQAASFLRYPYNLMSRSMYQTIEDAANRSITALDGLISGWSTQIATFQTQKNSLDPSLLKYFDTMKANKESFVTTAPLQMVYSSLMLDKYLPTQQNVIASLGIQMTYSNKAAKYLNELIKEITTFQSADIYYSLSIYLKQMNLQAVADPIGKAVGVLNDEKTRAMADITRCNKIKAAIDKMLVEIKADAELSKSQIRELVDTLTNFKSQSDDLIRNLSCLLGFLSGLTLKAVNDPNATYEAFTAEIFTEPFNNWKRQLATFESFVIQGGQNGITPGGQQQLLQAMESSQQDFSTFNQNQQLALQLESSAMQQEWTLVSAALALLNQMVSKIARRIKS, encoded by the coding sequence GTGACGCTACAACCGAGCTACATTAATTTCACCCCCAATGTGACCACTGCTTTATCTGGTGGTAAGATTGATACGTCAGCTATCGAACTTTCTTGCAGCGCTCTATTTTTCCAAGAGTTGCAAGATAAAGCTCAGGGTTTAAAACATGCTTTGGGTTTAGTTCAGGAGTTAAGTGCAGAGGCACTTCGTCCCGCCCAAGTTCAAACCTCAATTTCCTATCTTCCTACAGAAGAATCCTCACGTCCAGGGATTTCTGCTGGAATCATAGATAGGACAATGCCGACCTTTACTGATGACGAGGTAAAGGCTATCCTCCAAAACCCTAATTTTGAAACGTCTAAAATTTTCGTTGAGGGCTTGGATAAGGTCTTCAAGAGTTATTTAGATTCTGTTACCCCTCCCGAGGGTATAGATCCTTCGAATCCTGAGAGTGCTATTATACTTAACTATATAACGCTCTTGAATAATCTTAAGCCTAAATTTGCTGCTGGTTCGACACCAACAGACGCTGATTATAACGCTCTCTATGCGTTGCCTGGTGATTTTGTGAAGGAAATCGAGGCTTTGAAAGCAGCGGATGCTCCTCCTAAAAGTAAGGTTCATGCTTTTTGGCAGGAGATCATGACAATTTACAATAACATGCAGGTACTTTCCTATCCTGTTACGGATTACCTTAATGTTCAGATTGCGGATCTTTCTCTTAATATTACCGCTGCTCAGGAGGTCCAACAGTATCTAAAGAACTTTTATAGCATATTAAAGGACATTTTGAATCCAGGATGGACGGATCCACAGGCGACGCACTATCCAGCAGATGCAGAGTATAATGCTCGCGATGCTGGGGTGATTCAAAGTTTATTAAATTTGAGTGGGAACTATCGTCAGCTGACTGAGAATATGCTCCCCAATACAGATACAAGTCTTCCCCAGGAAATTATTGCTCAGATTCGTAGTTTCCAAAATGGTGTGAATGGGACGATAATTGCATCCAACACTCTTCTACCTACTACCATGAGACTCGATACTCTCCTTGGTGTTATCTATACCTATCAGTGTTGTGCCACTATTTTTGGAATGAGCTATGGAACTAGCACTCCGGCTAAGCAAAATTACATAGATGCTATTAATCAAGAAAAAAGTTACTGGCAAGCGCGAGCAAATGGATTTGATGTAACTAGTGATCAGGTTTTTGACCAATTTGCTACTAATATACAGAGCGGCACTTCATATAGAGGCATAGATCTTTTCAAAAATAATAAAGTAAACGAGATCAATCCTATTTTCTTAAGTCAGGCTGCATCTTTCTTACGGTATCCGTATAATTTGATGTCACGTAGTATGTATCAAACTATAGAGGATGCTGCTAATAGATCTATTACGGCTTTGGATGGGCTAATTTCCGGTTGGAGTACACAGATAGCAACCTTCCAAACGCAGAAAAATTCTTTGGATCCTTCTTTGTTGAAGTATTTTGATACTATGAAAGCCAACAAAGAGTCTTTTGTAACCACAGCTCCTTTGCAGATGGTCTACTCTTCATTGATGTTGGATAAGTATTTGCCTACGCAGCAGAACGTGATTGCCTCCTTAGGGATACAGATGACGTATTCTAATAAGGCTGCTAAGTATCTCAACGAACTAATCAAAGAGATCACTACGTTTCAATCTGCCGATATTTATTATTCTTTATCTATATATTTGAAACAGATGAATTTGCAAGCGGTAGCGGATCCTATTGGTAAGGCTGTGGGTGTTTTGAATGATGAAAAAACACGAGCGATGGCAGATATTACCCGCTGCAATAAGATAAAAGCGGCTATTGATAAGATGCTCGTTGAGATCAAGGCGGATGCAGAGTTATCAAAGTCACAAATTCGTGAGCTTGTGGATACGTTAACAAACTTCAAGTCTCAAAGCGACGATCTGATTCGCAATTTATCTTGTTTACTGGGTTTCTTATCAGGGCTCACCCTTAAAGCTGTGAATGACCCTAATGCTACGTATGAGGCATTTACTGCAGAAATCTTCACAGAACCTTTTAATAATTGGAAACGGCAGTTAGCTACATTTGAGAGTTTTGTGATTCAAGGTGGGCAAAATGGAATTACCCCAGGTGGTCAGCAACAGCTCTTACAGGCTATGGAGTCTTCACAACAAGATTTTTCAACGTTTAACCAGAACCAACAGCTTGCTCTGCAATTAGAATCATCAGCAATGCAACAGGAATGGACTCTTGTAAGTGCTGCCCTTGCTTTATTAAACCAAATGGTTTCGAAGATTGCGAGAAGGATTAAATCTTAG
- a CDS encoding CT620/CT621 family type III secretion system effector has translation MHPKIEKRNSLPLTAVAPVFEESYHPSVATTVDYVDATTLSRHLTVLKDVIKEARNLDLGKAFLTSMKQGFINTGTELAIIQASLADQSSRESRKKEEKIFHQHLGKAAPQAATATSGVQPTADPVADKMPLQSAFAYVLLDKYIPAQEEALYALGRELNLSGYAQNLFSPLLDMIKSFNSAPINYNLGSYISQTSGTANFAYGYEMILSRYNNEVSQCRLDIASTVKAKAALANMSASVKANVSLTDAQKKQIEDIIASYTKSLDVIHTQLTDVMTNLASITFVPGLNKYDPSYRIVGGDLSIIALQNDEKVLVDGKVDITTAVNEGGLLNFFTTVLTDVQNYGDLAQTQQLMLDLELKAMQQQWSLVSASLKLLNGMYTTVISGFKN, from the coding sequence ATGCATCCGAAAATAGAAAAAAGAAATAGCCTTCCACTTACGGCAGTCGCTCCTGTGTTTGAAGAATCGTATCATCCTTCTGTAGCTACAACTGTAGATTATGTAGATGCCACGACACTTTCCCGACATCTTACAGTCTTAAAAGATGTGATAAAAGAAGCTCGAAACTTAGATTTAGGGAAGGCATTCCTGACATCTATGAAACAGGGTTTTATAAATACGGGTACGGAACTTGCCATTATACAAGCATCTCTGGCAGATCAGAGTAGTCGCGAGTCGCGTAAGAAGGAAGAGAAGATCTTCCATCAGCACTTAGGAAAGGCAGCCCCACAAGCGGCAACAGCAACTTCAGGAGTGCAGCCTACTGCGGATCCTGTTGCTGATAAGATGCCTTTACAATCTGCATTTGCCTATGTTCTCCTTGATAAGTACATTCCTGCTCAAGAGGAAGCCCTTTATGCTCTTGGAAGGGAGTTAAACCTATCAGGATATGCGCAAAATTTATTTAGTCCTCTTTTAGATATGATTAAGAGCTTTAACTCTGCTCCTATCAACTACAATTTAGGATCGTACATATCTCAGACGAGTGGCACTGCGAATTTCGCGTATGGTTATGAGATGATTTTATCGCGCTATAACAACGAAGTCTCTCAATGTCGCCTGGACATAGCAAGTACAGTAAAAGCTAAAGCTGCGTTAGCGAACATGTCGGCTTCTGTTAAAGCAAATGTGAGTCTGACTGATGCACAGAAGAAACAAATTGAGGATATCATTGCCAGCTATACGAAATCTTTAGATGTGATTCATACACAGTTAACTGATGTGATGACAAATTTAGCATCCATAACCTTTGTTCCTGGTTTAAATAAATATGATCCTTCGTATCGCATTGTTGGTGGGGATTTATCTATCATTGCCTTGCAGAATGACGAGAAGGTACTTGTCGATGGTAAGGTGGATATCACGACTGCTGTGAATGAAGGAGGCCTACTTAATTTCTTCACTACAGTCCTTACGGATGTGCAGAATTATGGAGACTTAGCTCAAACGCAACAGCTGATGTTGGACTTAGAGCTTAAGGCGATGCAACAACAATGGAGTTTAGTATCTGCATCTTTGAAATTATTGAATGGGATGTATACCACAGTAATTTCTGGATTTAAAAACTAA
- a CDS encoding outer membrane protein B: MNSKMLKHLRLATLSFSMFFGIVSSPAVYALGAGNPAAPVLPGVNPEQTGWCAFQLCNSYDLFAALAGSLKFGFYGDYVFSESAHITNVPVITSVTTSGTGTTPTITSTTKNVDFDLNNSSISSSCVFATIALQETSPAAIPLLDIAFTARVGGLKQYYRLPLNAYRDFTSNPLNAESEVTDGLIEVQSDYGIVWGLSLQKVLWKDGVSFVGVSADYRHGSSPINYIIVYNKANPEIYFDATDGNLSYKEWSASIGISTYLNDYVLPYASVSIGNTSRKAPSDSFTELEKQFTNFKFKIRKITNFDRVNFCFGTTCCISNNFYYSVEGRWGYQRAINITSGLQF; the protein is encoded by the coding sequence ATGAATAGCAAGATGCTAAAACATTTACGTTTAGCAACCCTTTCCTTCTCTATGTTCTTCGGGATTGTATCTTCTCCCGCAGTATATGCCCTAGGGGCTGGAAACCCTGCAGCTCCAGTACTCCCAGGTGTGAATCCTGAGCAAACGGGATGGTGTGCCTTCCAACTTTGTAATAGTTACGATCTTTTTGCTGCTCTTGCAGGAAGCCTCAAATTTGGGTTCTATGGAGATTATGTCTTCTCAGAAAGTGCCCATATTACCAATGTCCCTGTCATTACCTCCGTTACGACTTCAGGCACAGGAACAACGCCAACCATTACCTCTACAACTAAAAACGTAGACTTTGATCTTAACAACAGCTCCATCAGCTCGAGCTGTGTTTTTGCAACCATAGCTCTACAGGAAACATCCCCAGCTGCCATTCCCCTTTTAGATATAGCCTTCACTGCACGTGTCGGAGGACTTAAGCAGTACTACCGCCTCCCTCTCAATGCTTACAGAGACTTCACTTCAAATCCTTTAAATGCAGAATCTGAAGTTACAGATGGTCTCATTGAAGTCCAGTCAGACTATGGAATTGTCTGGGGTCTGAGTTTACAAAAAGTATTGTGGAAAGATGGAGTGTCTTTTGTAGGGGTGAGCGCTGACTACCGTCACGGTTCCAGTCCCATCAACTATATCATCGTTTACAACAAGGCCAACCCCGAGATCTATTTCGATGCTACTGATGGAAACCTAAGCTATAAAGAATGGTCTGCAAGCATCGGCATCTCTACGTATCTTAATGACTATGTGCTTCCCTATGCATCCGTATCTATAGGAAATACTTCAAGAAAAGCTCCTTCTGATAGCTTCACAGAACTCGAAAAGCAATTTACGAATTTTAAATTTAAAATTCGTAAAATCACAAACTTCGACAGAGTAAACTTCTGCTTCGGAACTACCTGCTGCATCTCAAATAACTTCTACTATAGTGTAGAAGGCCGTTGGGGATATCAGCGTGCTATCAACATTACGTCAGGTCTGCAGTTTTAG
- a CDS encoding NAD(P)H-dependent glycerol-3-phosphate dehydrogenase: protein MKQHIGYLGMGIWGFCLASLLANKGYPVVAWSRNPDLIKQLQEERRHPLAPNVVISPNLSFTTDMKEAIHNAFMIVEGVTSAGIRPVAEQLKQITDLSVPFVITSKGIEQNTGLLLSEIMLEVLGDSVTPYLGYLSGPSIAKEVLNGSPCSVVVSAYDSQTLKQIHEAFSLPTFRVYPNTDIKGAALGGALKNVIAIACGIAEGLSFGNNAKAGLVTRGLHEMRKLAAIMDCKPETLNGLAGLGDLCVTCFSESSRNLRFGHLLAQGLTFEQAKAKIGMVVEGAYTALSAYQVAKHHKIDMPITTGIYRVLYENLDLKEGIALLLQRNTKEEFL from the coding sequence ATGAAACAACACATCGGCTACTTAGGTATGGGAATTTGGGGGTTTTGTCTAGCCTCCCTACTTGCGAATAAGGGATATCCTGTTGTGGCATGGTCCCGGAACCCTGACCTAATCAAGCAATTACAAGAAGAACGACGTCATCCTTTAGCTCCCAATGTTGTCATCTCTCCAAACCTTTCATTCACTACAGACATGAAAGAAGCGATCCACAATGCTTTCATGATTGTAGAAGGAGTGACCTCCGCAGGAATCCGTCCCGTAGCAGAGCAATTAAAACAAATCACTGACCTCTCGGTCCCCTTTGTAATTACCTCTAAGGGAATCGAGCAAAATACAGGACTCCTCCTCAGTGAAATCATGCTCGAAGTGCTTGGAGATTCCGTGACTCCATATTTAGGGTATCTCAGTGGTCCTTCCATCGCTAAAGAGGTCCTAAACGGTTCTCCCTGTTCTGTCGTAGTCAGCGCTTACGATTCACAAACTCTCAAACAAATCCACGAAGCTTTTTCCCTCCCCACCTTCCGAGTCTACCCTAATACCGATATTAAAGGTGCTGCTCTCGGAGGAGCTTTGAAAAATGTGATTGCTATTGCCTGTGGGATTGCTGAGGGATTATCGTTTGGAAACAATGCAAAAGCAGGCCTTGTGACCCGGGGATTGCATGAAATGCGTAAACTCGCCGCTATCATGGATTGTAAACCAGAAACTCTAAATGGCCTTGCAGGTCTTGGAGATCTTTGTGTTACCTGCTTCTCAGAGTCGAGTCGGAATTTACGGTTCGGGCACCTTCTTGCTCAAGGTCTTACTTTCGAACAAGCAAAAGCAAAAATTGGGATGGTAGTCGAAGGAGCCTACACAGCACTTTCTGCATACCAAGTCGCCAAACATCATAAAATCGATATGCCCATCACTACGGGAATCTATCGCGTTCTCTATGAAAATCTTGATCTCAAAGAGGGCATTGCTCTCCTCTTACAGAGAAATACAAAAGAAGAGTTCCTATAA
- a CDS encoding UTP--glucose-1-phosphate uridylyltransferase, with product MTESVYSPSAMHVNSLADKLKAINQEHILDIWPSLSPKQQQRLFQQLTSVDIDFFRKQQQLLSSPTAILKDFHPITSFASSGEDPERAHAGTTLLKEKKVACVVLAGGQGSRLKCDGPKGLFPVSPIKKKPLFQLVAEKVRAASKLAGQPLPLAFMTSPLNTRQTRSFFESNDYFHLDPNQVDFFCQPLWPLLTLSGDLFLEDMDTLALGPNGNGCIATLLYTSGVWEKWKNAGIEMVSVIPIDNPLALPFDVELCGFHAMSNNEVTIKAALRQTAIEDVGILVKSHDSGKTSVIEYSEIPQNERFALNEDGKLKYCLANIGLYCLSMDFIRHAAYQQLPLYKVHKHAKQLGHTSLNEKNAWKFEEFIFDLFCYSDHCQTLVYPRQECFAPLKNLEGNHSPDTVRQALSDRERQLFHKVTGKKLSPNTTFELEADFYYPSTSTSLHWENKAFFEEPFFEAS from the coding sequence ATGACTGAATCGGTATATTCGCCCTCTGCTATGCATGTAAACTCTCTAGCAGATAAGCTCAAAGCCATAAATCAAGAACATATATTAGATATCTGGCCCTCCCTTTCTCCAAAACAACAACAAAGACTTTTTCAGCAGCTCACCTCTGTAGATATTGATTTTTTTCGTAAGCAACAGCAACTGCTTTCCTCACCAACAGCAATTCTTAAAGATTTTCATCCGATAACGTCATTTGCCTCTTCAGGAGAAGATCCAGAACGAGCTCATGCAGGAACTACGCTACTTAAAGAGAAAAAAGTTGCCTGTGTAGTCCTGGCAGGGGGACAAGGCTCAAGATTGAAGTGCGATGGCCCTAAAGGGTTATTCCCTGTTTCTCCTATTAAAAAGAAGCCGCTGTTTCAGTTGGTAGCAGAAAAGGTACGTGCTGCAAGTAAACTTGCAGGTCAACCTCTTCCTCTAGCATTCATGACCTCTCCTTTGAATACCCGACAAACACGTTCTTTTTTTGAATCCAACGACTACTTCCACCTAGATCCAAATCAGGTGGATTTTTTCTGCCAACCACTTTGGCCCCTCCTCACCCTATCTGGAGACCTATTTCTTGAAGATATGGACACTCTAGCTCTTGGTCCGAATGGCAACGGTTGTATAGCTACCCTTCTCTATACTTCAGGAGTATGGGAGAAATGGAAAAATGCTGGCATAGAAATGGTAAGTGTGATCCCCATTGACAATCCTTTAGCGCTTCCTTTTGACGTAGAACTCTGTGGATTCCATGCGATGTCTAACAACGAGGTAACCATAAAAGCGGCTCTACGTCAAACTGCTATTGAAGATGTGGGTATTCTTGTAAAATCTCATGATTCTGGAAAAACTTCTGTTATCGAATACTCTGAAATTCCCCAAAACGAGAGATTCGCTCTTAATGAAGATGGAAAATTAAAATACTGCCTTGCAAATATCGGTCTTTACTGTCTCTCCATGGACTTTATCCGCCACGCCGCCTACCAACAGCTGCCCCTGTATAAAGTCCACAAGCATGCCAAGCAACTAGGCCATACCTCCTTAAATGAGAAAAATGCTTGGAAATTTGAAGAGTTTATCTTTGATCTATTTTGTTATAGCGACCATTGTCAAACTCTTGTGTATCCTAGACAAGAGTGCTTTGCTCCCCTAAAAAATCTGGAGGGCAATCATAGCCCTGATACAGTAAGACAAGCTCTCTCTGACCGAGAGCGCCAACTCTTCCACAAAGTCACAGGAAAAAAGCTCTCTCCTAACACAACATTTGAATTAGAAGCTGATTTTTATTATCCTTCAACATCAACTTCCCTACATTGGGAAAACAAAGCATTTTTCGAGGAACCATTTTTTGAGGCCTCATGA